In Nitrospirota bacterium, a single window of DNA contains:
- the rsmI gene encoding 16S rRNA (cytidine(1402)-2'-O)-methyltransferase: MSQGVLYIIPTPIGNLEDMTLRALRILKEVDVLASEDTRHTQKLLSHFEISKVLTSYHDFNKEEKAPILLQFLKEGRNVGLVCDAGTPTISDPGYLLINQAIDHGIRVIPLPGPSALLTALSGSGLPTDAFIFNGFLPKKKTARLRVIDELKDEKKTLIFFETPHRILKILEEFYSVFGERRVVIARELTKKFEEFIYGTLSGIVKKKWAVKGEITLLIEGRRKKSTDSQFKESEHHQGEE; the protein is encoded by the coding sequence ATGAGCCAGGGCGTTTTATATATTATTCCAACCCCTATCGGGAATTTAGAGGACATGACTTTAAGAGCTTTACGCATCTTAAAAGAAGTGGATGTCCTCGCCTCTGAAGATACGAGGCACACGCAAAAGCTTCTTTCGCATTTTGAAATTTCAAAAGTTTTAACCAGTTATCATGACTTTAATAAAGAAGAAAAGGCCCCCATTCTGCTTCAATTTTTAAAAGAAGGCCGAAACGTTGGATTGGTGTGCGATGCCGGCACCCCGACGATTTCAGATCCCGGCTATTTGTTAATCAATCAGGCCATCGACCACGGAATAAGGGTCATCCCTTTACCTGGGCCGTCCGCCCTCTTAACGGCCTTATCCGGATCAGGCCTTCCTACCGATGCCTTTATCTTCAACGGGTTTCTGCCTAAAAAAAAAACGGCCAGACTCCGGGTCATCGATGAATTAAAAGACGAAAAGAAAACCTTAATCTTTTTTGAAACCCCGCACCGGATTTTAAAAATTCTAGAAGAGTTTTATTCTGTTTTCGGCGAACGCCGGGTGGTCATTGCCAGGGAATTGACAAAAAAATTTGAGGAGTTTATTTATGGCACATTATCCGGCATTGTTAAAAAAAAATGGGCCGTTAAAGGAGAAATAACCCTTTTAATTGAAGGCAGAAGAAAAAAATCAACAGATTCCCAATTTAAGGAAAGCGAACATCATCAGGGTGAGGAATAA
- the pdhA gene encoding pyruvate dehydrogenase (acetyl-transferring) E1 component subunit alpha produces MAVLEGEADHSLLSDFDEKEVKRFYESMELARSFDEKALHLQRQGRLGTYASIRGQEAIQVGAGLALQPSDWWFPAFRDIGISIIRGLPLKNLFFYWSGDERGNVIPPNQNDFPIAIPVGTHIPHAVGAAWGAKIKGDPIAVLVTFGDGATSKGDFHEGMNLAGVFSLPVVFLCQNNQWAISVPRSRQTASQTLAQKAIAYGMTGVQIDGNDVFGVHQTTKAALEKARKGGGPTFIEAVTYRMGDHTTADDASRYRSSEEVKEWEKKDPILRLKQYMKNKNWWTQSYEDQVNQNSQNRILEAVKEYEESPPVDPGEIFDYVFEKPTPDLVEQKKIFRKKK; encoded by the coding sequence ATCGCTGTTCTTGAGGGAGAAGCTGACCATTCTCTTCTCTCTGATTTCGACGAGAAAGAGGTCAAGCGGTTTTATGAATCGATGGAGCTTGCCCGCTCTTTCGATGAGAAAGCCCTTCATTTACAACGTCAAGGCAGATTGGGGACTTACGCTTCTATCAGGGGTCAAGAGGCTATCCAGGTCGGCGCAGGTCTGGCTCTTCAACCTTCGGATTGGTGGTTTCCCGCCTTTCGGGATATCGGTATTTCGATCATCAGAGGCCTTCCTTTAAAAAACCTTTTTTTTTACTGGTCCGGGGATGAAAGAGGAAATGTCATTCCTCCAAACCAGAACGACTTCCCGATCGCGATTCCTGTGGGAACCCATATTCCCCATGCCGTCGGCGCCGCCTGGGGGGCTAAAATCAAAGGCGATCCGATTGCCGTGCTGGTTACTTTTGGCGATGGAGCGACGTCAAAAGGAGATTTTCACGAAGGGATGAATCTTGCCGGGGTTTTTTCCCTCCCCGTGGTTTTTTTATGTCAAAACAATCAATGGGCCATATCCGTCCCCCGGTCGAGGCAAACGGCCTCCCAAACCCTGGCTCAAAAAGCCATTGCTTATGGAATGACCGGCGTTCAAATTGATGGTAACGATGTTTTCGGGGTGCATCAAACGACCAAAGCGGCGTTGGAAAAGGCCCGTAAGGGAGGCGGACCGACCTTTATCGAAGCTGTGACCTATCGGATGGGAGATCATACAACGGCTGACGATGCCTCACGCTACCGGTCGTCTGAAGAGGTTAAAGAGTGGGAAAAGAAGGACCCGATTCTTCGGCTAAAACAGTATATGAAAAATAAAAACTGGTGGACACAGTCCTATGAAGACCAGGTCAATCAAAACAGCCAGAATCGGATCTTGGAAGCGGTTAAAGAATATGAAGAATCCCCGCCTGTCGACCCCGGGGAAATATTTGACTATGTGTTTGAAAAACCAACGCCCGATCTGGTTGAACAGAAGAAAATTTTTCGGAAGAAAAAGTGA
- a CDS encoding cupredoxin domain-containing protein has product MTIFILLGLFFSPLTVYGEEPQTYDIQVLLNSYKFVPDKLTIKVGDTIVWHNNDERQHVLASVPGSGPTEDLEIFADNFHPGTLYSHTFKEPGDYPFFCFIHNKMTGLITVLGKEK; this is encoded by the coding sequence TTGACTATTTTCATACTTTTGGGTTTATTCTTTAGTCCTTTAACCGTTTACGGTGAAGAGCCTCAGACATACGACATCCAGGTTCTTTTAAATAGCTATAAATTTGTTCCGGATAAACTAACCATAAAAGTCGGAGATACGATCGTTTGGCACAATAACGATGAACGCCAGCATGTGCTCGCGTCGGTACCAGGATCTGGACCGACTGAAGACCTTGAAATCTTCGCGGATAACTTCCACCCCGGAACCCTTTATTCCCATACCTTTAAAGAACCGGGTGATTATCCGTTTTTTTGTTTTATTCATAATAAAATGACCGGGCTTATCACCGTGCTTGGAAAAGAAAAGTAA
- a CDS encoding zinc ABC transporter substrate-binding protein has protein sequence MISKRPGPGKIVLRKRFSVLSIVIFVVLIFPWAVPFAARADEAKINVVTTLSVLKDFVEQIGQTRVSVSSLLTGMESEHTYTPKPSDILAIKKAQILVQIGLGLEVWVQGLISNAENPGLLVLTTSDGIPLIREEEKHIESDDARHNEAGNPHIWLDPENAKNMVRKITEGLIKKDPAGKDFYLKNQGIYLMKLDGMETSLLNELKVLKNKTIVTQHSAWPYFTRRFGFRVAGNIMTQIGSEPSAKQVKDLINLIRKNNIRVIISEPQLSPKIPQILAAETGAKLIVLSPLTGAIPGTETYLSLIEYNVRQMIEAIQH, from the coding sequence ATGATCTCTAAAAGACCCGGCCCGGGAAAAATTGTCCTGAGAAAGAGGTTTTCGGTTTTAAGCATCGTTATTTTTGTGGTTTTGATTTTTCCCTGGGCAGTCCCTTTTGCGGCCCGGGCCGATGAAGCAAAAATAAATGTCGTTACGACTCTTTCGGTTCTGAAAGATTTTGTCGAACAGATAGGACAAACCCGGGTATCGGTTTCCAGTCTCCTCACTGGAATGGAGAGTGAACATACCTACACGCCGAAACCGAGTGATATCCTCGCAATTAAAAAAGCCCAGATTCTAGTCCAAATCGGATTGGGCCTCGAGGTCTGGGTTCAGGGATTGATCTCAAACGCGGAAAATCCCGGCTTGCTGGTGTTAACCACTTCTGACGGAATTCCACTGATCCGGGAAGAAGAAAAACATATCGAATCAGACGATGCCCGCCATAACGAAGCGGGAAACCCGCACATCTGGCTTGATCCGGAAAATGCCAAGAATATGGTCAGAAAAATCACGGAGGGTCTGATCAAGAAAGACCCTGCCGGAAAAGATTTTTACCTGAAGAATCAGGGAATCTATCTTATGAAACTCGACGGAATGGAAACTTCTTTATTAAACGAGTTAAAAGTTTTAAAAAATAAAACCATCGTCACACAGCATTCCGCCTGGCCTTATTTCACGAGACGTTTTGGCTTCAGAGTGGCGGGAAACATCATGACCCAGATCGGGAGCGAGCCATCGGCCAAACAGGTTAAAGACCTCATTAACCTGATCAGGAAAAATAATATCAGGGTGATTATCTCAGAACCGCAGCTTAGCCCTAAAATTCCCCAGATCCTGGCTGCTGAAACCGGAGCCAAACTGATTGTCCTTTCCCCGTTGACCGGAGCAATTCCTGGAACCGAAACCTACCTCTCCCTGATTGAATACAATGTTCGTCAAATGATAGAGGCGATCCAACATTAA
- a CDS encoding metal ABC transporter ATP-binding protein, whose translation MNIETTRTQPNSALIHFENATFGYSTTTPALKDLSLEIREGEFIGVIGPNGSGKTTFLRAILGLILPQSGRLHILDCDCEKLQCRHRAKIGYVPQKDNVDPHFPITVFETVLMGRYSSLGLFKRPGEKDNEIVMKSLENVSMASFRNTPLGNLSGGQQRRVFIARALAQLPQILLLDEPTTGIDSPTSHTIIELIRKLHKELHLTIIFVTHEINTISPYIDRLVLLNKSLIAVGKPKEVLVNETLAKVYGKEVMILERERGAYVIMEDHHG comes from the coding sequence ATGAATATCGAAACAACCCGAACCCAGCCAAACTCCGCGCTGATTCATTTTGAGAATGCCACTTTTGGGTACTCCACGACAACACCCGCGTTAAAAGACCTTTCTCTGGAAATCAGGGAGGGAGAGTTTATAGGCGTCATCGGACCCAATGGCTCCGGAAAAACCACTTTCTTACGGGCAATTTTAGGCCTGATATTACCCCAATCAGGCCGTCTTCACATTCTGGATTGCGATTGCGAGAAACTTCAGTGTCGTCACAGGGCCAAGATCGGCTATGTCCCCCAAAAAGACAACGTCGACCCTCATTTTCCGATCACGGTGTTTGAAACAGTCTTAATGGGACGTTATAGTTCCTTGGGACTTTTTAAGCGCCCGGGAGAAAAAGATAACGAAATTGTCATGAAATCCCTTGAAAATGTTTCCATGGCCTCATTTAGAAACACTCCTTTGGGAAACCTTTCCGGCGGACAGCAGAGAAGGGTGTTTATCGCCAGGGCCCTGGCTCAGCTTCCTCAGATTCTTCTTTTGGATGAACCGACCACCGGGATCGATTCTCCGACTTCCCACACCATCATTGAACTGATCCGAAAACTGCATAAAGAACTTCATTTGACCATTATTTTTGTGACCCATGAAATTAATACGATTAGTCCTTATATCGACCGCCTGGTCCTTTTAAACAAGAGTTTGATCGCCGTCGGAAAACCAAAAGAGGTCCTGGTGAACGAAACCCTGGCAAAAGTTTACGGCAAAGAGGTCATGATTCTTGAGCGAGAGCGGGGGGCGTATGTGATCATGGAGGACCATCATGGCTGA